A portion of the Anthonomus grandis grandis chromosome 7, icAntGran1.3, whole genome shotgun sequence genome contains these proteins:
- the LOC126738936 gene encoding speckle targeted PIP5K1A-regulated poly(A) polymerase-like isoform X1, which yields MEAKSNSIFFCNLCTLQFPNKKLYEAHKKHDTHKAKTKEQGVVVNKSNKDGFGIYVRGYPNNTKENSLVKYFSQFGSVIWAHFGHDFLLLDFTEHKAVEKVMATKSHFFHGCRLLVKHKKKRDLHPTGNFSEDQFDEKMYKQIIDELKEINNFDHECLLLVGRLQPDQNDSARKCNTICQDLYNTLHERYYNIRIHPFGSTLTGLGFKNSDVDVYLSNVTDDDKDGVEVNHLNVIKRLLVKSYKFINCFVIATAKIPIIKCVHKATGIKCDININNILGVCNTKLIHYYLSLNNKLRQAMIILKYWGKHHKITGQNHLFTNYSLALMFIFFLQQEPYKFPSVFSLQQFGCQQYPNIQGVWNGEFVPNYKFYSDKLSYTSLLELVEQFFSYYLQFCYKTLIICPYLGKPLPKTYFAEPANLPYSYERYKRYVLSDDPENSSKKRLKADSAICLQDPFEHYRNTTAVIDSVLDKFVDFCKLGKTICEGRKNVLYKLLTEQPPNSKRPKIYSEEDLLRLSLHKIGNHCSEQEWFNRVVNFITIVLTDFLLFMTLNKIEETSTSEDTKNGNQSDMGGLRKISFTYGGRIDMWNARKATAKQLKLGNLSNNLIEREMAITNHLKEVYKNFQNNEFIISFDLTIEQCKDAEVLIQVRKISAYKKSFKSFAMFLSANVPLWFEIYEKDLRKATATN from the exons gttatccaaataatacaaaagaaaaTAGTTTGGTGAAATATTTCTCCCAATTTGGAAGTGTCATATGGGCTCATTTTGGCCATGACTTCTTATTGTTGGATTTTACAGAACATAAGGCTGTCGAGAAAGTTATGGCAACAAAGTCACATTTTTTTCATGGATGTAGACTTTTGGTTAAGCATAAGAAAAAACGAGATTTACACCCTACAG gtaatttctCTGAAGACCAGTTTGATGAAAAAATGTATAAGCAAATAATCGATGAACTGAAAGAAATCAACAATTTCGACCACGAATGTCTTCTTCTAGTCGGAAGACTACAACCCGACCAAAATGACTCTGCAAGAAAATGCAACACTATCTGCCAGGATCTTTACAACACTTTACACGAGAGATATTATAACATTCGGATCCACCCCTTCGGTTCTACATTAACGGGACTAGGATTCAAGAACAGCGATGTTGACGTGTATTTATCAAATGTGACAGATGATGACAAGGATGGCGTGGAAGTTAATCatttaaatgtcattaaaaGACTTTTGGTGAAATCTTATAAGTTTATCAATTGTTTTGTAATCGCCACTGCAAAAATTCCCATTATTAAATGCGTACATAAAGCGACAGGTATTAAAtgtgatataaatataaacaatattttagggGTATGCAACACCAAACTAATACACTATTACCTTAGTCTTAATAATAAGCTGAGGCAAGCAATGatcatattaaaatattggGGAAAACATCATAAAATCACCGGACAAAATCATTTGTTCACTAACTATTCTTTAGCTTTgatgtttatatttttcctacAACAAGAACCATATAAGTTTCCTTCAGTTTTCTCTCTGCAGCAGTTTGGATGCCAACAGTATCCAAATATACAGGGGGTATGGAACGGGGAGTTTGTTCCTAATTACAAGTTTTATAGTGACAAGTTGTCATATACAAGTTTACTAGAGTTAGTGGAGCAGTTTTTTAGCTACTATTTACAATTCTGTTATAAAACTTTGATTATTTGCCCCTATTTAGGTAAGCCATTACCTAAAACTTACTTTGCAGAACCAGCTAACCTTCCTTATTCCTATGAACGCTATAAACGGTATGTTTTGTCCGATGACCCTGAGAATTCCagtaaaaaacgtttaaaaGCTGACTCTGCTATATGCCTTCAAGATCCATTTGAACATTATCGGAATACTACAGCTGTAATAGATTCGGTACTTGATAAATTTGTGGATTTTTGTAAACTAGGAAAAACCATTTGTGAAGGGaggaaaaatgttttgtatAAACTCCTTACTGAACAGCCCCCAAATTCAAAGAGGCCAAAAATTTATTCCGAAGAGGATTTATTGAGACTCTCTCTACATAAAATTGGAAATCATTGTAGTGAACAGGAATGGTTTAATAGAGTGGtgaattttattactattgtcTTAACGGACTTTCTTTTATTTAtgacattaaataaaatcgaaGAAACATCCACTAGCGAAGACACAAAAAACGGGAATCAAAGTGACATGGGTGGTTTAAGGAAAATATCCTTTACATATGGTGGGAGAATTGATATGTGGAATGCAAGAAAAGCCACGGCCAAGCAACTGAAATTGGGTAATTTAAGTAACAATTTAATTGAACGGGAAATGGCTATAACGAACCATTTGAAAGAGGTttataagaattttcaaaataatgagTTTATTATAAGTTTTGATTTAACGATAGAACAGTGTAAGGATGCCGAAGTATTGATACAAGTTAGGAAAATATCTGCATATAAGAAGTCTTTCAAATCATTTGCCATGTTTCTTTCGGCAAATGTACCTTTGTGGTTCGAGATTTATGAGAAAGACTTAAGAAAAGCCACCGcaacaaattaa
- the LOC126738936 gene encoding uncharacterized protein LOC126738936 isoform X2, translating into MATKSHFFHGCRLLVKHKKKRDLHPTGNFSEDQFDEKMYKQIIDELKEINNFDHECLLLVGRLQPDQNDSARKCNTICQDLYNTLHERYYNIRIHPFGSTLTGLGFKNSDVDVYLSNVTDDDKDGVEVNHLNVIKRLLVKSYKFINCFVIATAKIPIIKCVHKATGIKCDININNILGVCNTKLIHYYLSLNNKLRQAMIILKYWGKHHKITGQNHLFTNYSLALMFIFFLQQEPYKFPSVFSLQQFGCQQYPNIQGVWNGEFVPNYKFYSDKLSYTSLLELVEQFFSYYLQFCYKTLIICPYLGKPLPKTYFAEPANLPYSYERYKRYVLSDDPENSSKKRLKADSAICLQDPFEHYRNTTAVIDSVLDKFVDFCKLGKTICEGRKNVLYKLLTEQPPNSKRPKIYSEEDLLRLSLHKIGNHCSEQEWFNRVVNFITIVLTDFLLFMTLNKIEETSTSEDTKNGNQSDMGGLRKISFTYGGRIDMWNARKATAKQLKLGNLSNNLIEREMAITNHLKEVYKNFQNNEFIISFDLTIEQCKDAEVLIQVRKISAYKKSFKSFAMFLSANVPLWFEIYEKDLRKATATN; encoded by the exons ATGGCAACAAAGTCACATTTTTTTCATGGATGTAGACTTTTGGTTAAGCATAAGAAAAAACGAGATTTACACCCTACAG gtaatttctCTGAAGACCAGTTTGATGAAAAAATGTATAAGCAAATAATCGATGAACTGAAAGAAATCAACAATTTCGACCACGAATGTCTTCTTCTAGTCGGAAGACTACAACCCGACCAAAATGACTCTGCAAGAAAATGCAACACTATCTGCCAGGATCTTTACAACACTTTACACGAGAGATATTATAACATTCGGATCCACCCCTTCGGTTCTACATTAACGGGACTAGGATTCAAGAACAGCGATGTTGACGTGTATTTATCAAATGTGACAGATGATGACAAGGATGGCGTGGAAGTTAATCatttaaatgtcattaaaaGACTTTTGGTGAAATCTTATAAGTTTATCAATTGTTTTGTAATCGCCACTGCAAAAATTCCCATTATTAAATGCGTACATAAAGCGACAGGTATTAAAtgtgatataaatataaacaatattttagggGTATGCAACACCAAACTAATACACTATTACCTTAGTCTTAATAATAAGCTGAGGCAAGCAATGatcatattaaaatattggGGAAAACATCATAAAATCACCGGACAAAATCATTTGTTCACTAACTATTCTTTAGCTTTgatgtttatatttttcctacAACAAGAACCATATAAGTTTCCTTCAGTTTTCTCTCTGCAGCAGTTTGGATGCCAACAGTATCCAAATATACAGGGGGTATGGAACGGGGAGTTTGTTCCTAATTACAAGTTTTATAGTGACAAGTTGTCATATACAAGTTTACTAGAGTTAGTGGAGCAGTTTTTTAGCTACTATTTACAATTCTGTTATAAAACTTTGATTATTTGCCCCTATTTAGGTAAGCCATTACCTAAAACTTACTTTGCAGAACCAGCTAACCTTCCTTATTCCTATGAACGCTATAAACGGTATGTTTTGTCCGATGACCCTGAGAATTCCagtaaaaaacgtttaaaaGCTGACTCTGCTATATGCCTTCAAGATCCATTTGAACATTATCGGAATACTACAGCTGTAATAGATTCGGTACTTGATAAATTTGTGGATTTTTGTAAACTAGGAAAAACCATTTGTGAAGGGaggaaaaatgttttgtatAAACTCCTTACTGAACAGCCCCCAAATTCAAAGAGGCCAAAAATTTATTCCGAAGAGGATTTATTGAGACTCTCTCTACATAAAATTGGAAATCATTGTAGTGAACAGGAATGGTTTAATAGAGTGGtgaattttattactattgtcTTAACGGACTTTCTTTTATTTAtgacattaaataaaatcgaaGAAACATCCACTAGCGAAGACACAAAAAACGGGAATCAAAGTGACATGGGTGGTTTAAGGAAAATATCCTTTACATATGGTGGGAGAATTGATATGTGGAATGCAAGAAAAGCCACGGCCAAGCAACTGAAATTGGGTAATTTAAGTAACAATTTAATTGAACGGGAAATGGCTATAACGAACCATTTGAAAGAGGTttataagaattttcaaaataatgagTTTATTATAAGTTTTGATTTAACGATAGAACAGTGTAAGGATGCCGAAGTATTGATACAAGTTAGGAAAATATCTGCATATAAGAAGTCTTTCAAATCATTTGCCATGTTTCTTTCGGCAAATGTACCTTTGTGGTTCGAGATTTATGAGAAAGACTTAAGAAAAGCCACCGcaacaaattaa